CCCAGTGCCCTTTAACCGGCAAGGGATGGGGACAGTCAACCTCTTGGTCTTTGCCCTGCTCACTTTGATCGCAGACCTGAAGGAACAGCAGTCGGTGATCTTCGCAATGGAGGAGCCCGAGATCGCGCTGCCTCCCCACACGCAACGTCGAGTGACTCGCTTTGTGAAACGGGAGATGGGGCAGGCCATCGTGACGTCGCACTCGCCCTACGTCATCGAGCAGTTTGAGCCGAACGAGATCGTGATGCTCAGTCACGACCACGCGAGTGCAGTCGACGGCGCGCCGATTGACCCTGCTGGCATCAAGCTGAAGAGCTACCGCACTCAGCGGCGTCAGTTCTCCGAGGCAATCCTCAGCCGTGGGGTCATCGTCGTAGAGGGCGAGACCGAGGCATCCATCATTCCGGTCGCCGCTGCTGTTCTAGAACTGTCGGATCCTGTCTACGTCCACCCCGACTTGGCTGGCATCACCGTCTTCACCGCAAACGGCGACGGCGACGTCCCTCGCTGGGCACCGATCTTTCGGACACTGGGGAAGGTTCCGTTCGGAATGGTCGACAAGCAGGATCCGCCGTACACGGGGGACAACGGCACAGCGCTCACATCGTTCGAGGAATTCTGGGAGTCGACGGTCAAGGGGGTCGAAGACCTAATCGTCGCCCAGGTGCCCACGGCTGTCCTGCGGCGGTTCTTGGACAGCGCCGTTCAGCTTTCCGACTTTCCCGTGCACCAGGCCACCTACGACGCGACGGTGGGCGACGCGGACCTTGCCGGCATCGCGTTGAAGGTTCTGAAGGCCCGCAAGGGTGATGCCTATGGCTACGCTGCGCTGCTGATCGAGCATTGCCAGGGCAGAGACGAGCTCCCCGAGTTCTTGGTCATCGCGCTGGAGCGCATCAACGAGGTGCTCATGCCAAAACTGCCTGCGACTGAGACCGCAGAGGATTCCGCGTCCGAGGTGACCGAGGAATCGGAATGACCATCAACCTCTCCGATGTCGGGAAGTGTGCTCTCGCAGCAGACGGGACCGTGCTCGTCACCGGAGGTCCCGGATCAGGGAAGACCACGCTCGCGCTTCTCAAGGCCCAGCGGCTCATACCTGCGTTGAAGCCCGGCCAAGAGGTCCTCTTCTTGAGCTTTTCCCGTGCTGCCGTGAGGCAGGTACTCATCGGGTGCAAAGACATCCTGACTGCCGGCGAGCGCAAGCACATAGCGGTGAAGACCTATCACGCCTTCTGCATGGAAATCCTAAAGAGCCATGGTCGTCTCCTCAACGGTAAGTGCCCAACCATCCTGTTTCCCGGTCCGGAGCGGCTCGCGAAGTCTCGCTTTGACGGTGAATGGTCGACCGAGGTGCAACGCCTGGCTTCTGAAGACGGGCTGTATGCCTTCTCGACCTTCGCAGGATGTGCGGCAGCCCTGCTGGTCCGGTCAGCAAGCGTGCGTGAGCTGATCTCGGACACCTATCCGGTCATCATCCTTGACGAGTTCCAGGACACTGACGATGCCCAATGGGCTCTGGTGAAGCAGGTCGCGCGGGGCAGCAGCCTCATCACGCTCGCAGATCCTGACCAACGGATCTTTGACTACCACGCAGACATCGATCCGGAACGGCTGAACCAGTTCAGGGCGAGGTTCGCCCCGCAGGAGTTCAACTTCGGTAGCGACAATCACCGCAGCCCAAACGCGGGAATCTTGGCGTTCGCGGACGCAGTGATGGCGAACGAGGTACCGCCCGTGACCGACGATGTAAAGCAGGTTAGGACGTACCCCAACAATCACGAGGCCACGGTGCACGCCGCCGTCATCTGGTTGCTGTCGAAGCTTCGCAAGGCCGGGATCGACTCTCCCAGTGTTGCTGTCCTCGCTCGATCCAACTCCTACGTTGGTGACATCTCCCTCATGCTGGGCAAGTCACATACGTACAGCAAGCAGTCATGCAAGCCGGTGGATCACCACGTCGTCTGGGACGCCGAGCTAACCGCTGCGGCCGCGCAGGTCGTTGCGTCGATCCTTGAGTGGCCGTTGAATGACGCCGTCGCTTCGGCGGCGAGCACCTTGGAGGCAATCGCCGACTTCTATGAGATGAAGAACGCCGAGCATCCGAGCAAGTCGGCGCAGCGGGACGCGGCCAGCTACCGTGCGGCTGCCACGCGCGTGAGGGAGGGTAAGGAGCCGCGCTCGAATGGCGCCAAGGCAGTGAAGGCCGCTTGCGTCACCGGGCTCTTGTTCCGTGGCGACTCGGTCGAAGATTGGTTGATGGCGCGAGGGGTGCTGGGATCCAGCGACAAGCTCGCCGAGCTCTTCACGGCTGCTCGCTTCGTGAGGCTCTTCCGAGCCACCGACGAGATCGGGGGGCGCCTGTCGGCCCTGTGGGCAGAGACGGGGACCTACCGCGATGCCCGGACCGTGGTTAGGCGGACGCTCAACCTCGGCCGGCTAATGGCCATCGAGACTGAGCCGCGCGGAGTCGTGCTTATGACGCTCCACAAGTCCAAGGGGAAGGAGTTCGACGGGGTCGTCATCGTCGAAGGCCAATATTCCGGGTCGTTCTTCAACGATCGATGGGAGAAGCCTCCGTTTGCGGCAACGCGCCGGCTGCTCCGGGTGGGGATCACCAGGGCCCGCCATCGCGTCATGATCGTTCGCCCGAACGCTGCGCCACCGTTGTCCGGGGCGGGCAACTCCGAAGGCGCCGCGGCGTGATTGCCCCGACTCCGACGCGGCCTGCATGAACTCAGGCCCGGTGGGCAGCTAACGGCACTCCGACGCGCCGATGAAGCAAAGAAGTCCCCATCGCGTGCAAATCTAAAGCGTTCTGGTAGGTTGAGGGCAGTCACCTAGAGAGGACGTGCTCGTGGACGAAGGTCGCCGCTGGGCTATCGAGACATTTGGTTCGCAGGGTGTCCACATCCGCGAGCGCGTTGCTGAGCTCGTCCGAGCGGAGCACACCGCATCCGCTGACGCGCAGGAAGCCTCTGGTCACCGCAGTCGGGGTGTGTACGGCGAGTTCTGGCGGGGCATCTTGGAGCGCTTCGAAGAGCTGGGCAGTCTCCCGCACGCGACCCTCCTGCCGCCCGGGCGTGCGCCCTACAAGATCCCGGTCATCAACGGTGTCGCGCTGTTTCCGTGGCGGTATGGGCGCGACCGGGATGAAGACCTTGCGTTGACGCCGTTCGTCACTTCCGACGCCCGCGCGGCGGTATTCGCGCTGGGCGCCTCTGTCACCCAGGGTGAGCTCGATCTGGGCGTCCCTGGTCCTGGCCTCACTGCCGAAGAGCAGGAACTCGCGGAAGCGGTCGAGGCCGCCATCAGCGATTCGTTGGTGACGGCCAACAGGGTCGTCGTCGTGGCAATTTCCAGTTCCCCGATGGGGCTACATGCGATGAGCTGGGGTGGGGTTACCTTCACCAGCGACGGTCGCTTGGAATGGGGCTTCAGCGAGAACTTGATGGACGTCTCGGTGTCTGGCCCTGCGGGCGTCGTGGAGAGCGAGAAGACATTTACCGCGGGCGAGCCGCCGGCGAAGGTGATCCGTCTCCAATCCGAGCCTGACGACGAGTCCGGCGTTCCCGCATCCGACGATGAGTGACGAGACCCAGGGCGAACTGCAACTCTTCGGAGACCGTGGGAGCAGCCTCCGTGAGGTTGCACGAGCCTTCGACTGTGCTCGCCTCACCCAAGCCCGCGTACTGGCGGAGCTGACGAAGGGCGAGTTGGCCGACGAGCTCGATGTTTCGGCGGCAGCGGTTGGTCAGTACGAAGCAGGGGCCACCAAGCCACGCCCTGAACTACTCCCAGAGCTGTCGCGCATCTTGAAGGTCCCGGTCGCGTTCTTTGCAGCGGGTCGGCCGATCGGTCGACTCGATGCTGCCAACGCACACTTCCGCAGCCTTCGGTCAACGCGGGCAAAGGATCGGGCCAAGGCCGCCACTCATGCAGAACAACTGTGGGAACTGACGTACGCGCTCGAGAAGCGCATACGCCTACCCGAGGTTGACTTGCCGGCGGTGGGCGAGGGCACTCCGCCTGCTCAGGCGGCACGACTGCTTCGTCAGGAATGGGGAATCGGGCGGGGTCCGCTCCCACACCTGGTCGCGACGATGGAGTCGCGAGGCGTTGTGGTGAGCCTGATTCCAATGACGAACCAGTCCGTGGGCCGCGTGAGCGCCTATTCGACTGACGCGCTTGGCCGCCCACTCGTGATCATCACGCCCGAGCGGGCTCAGTCGATCTACCGGTACCGGTTTACCTGTGCGCACGAGCTTGGGCACCTGCTCCTGCATGCCAACCCGCTGCCCGGCGACCGGCAGCAGGAAAGGGAGGCAGACGAATTCGCCGCCGAGCTCCTCACGCCGAAAGCAGAGATTGAACCGCTGCTCCCGCGCACCATGCGAATCGCAGCACTCGAGAAGTTGAGTGGCGAGTGGGGTGTCTCAGTGGAGTCCCTGATCCGCCGTATGGGTGAGCTTCGCGTGGTCTCCGACTTGTCGGTGCGTCGCGCTCATCAGCGTCTCAGCGCGACGGCGGAGTTCCGACGTGATGAGCCGATCTCGACGTACAAGGGTGAGGTGCCGTCCCTCTTGCGAGAGGCACTGGAACTTGCTGAGCGACACGGACTCACTAGGCGTGAACTGGCCATCGAACTCTGCTGGACCGCTTCGCATCTGAGTGAGGTCCTCGGCGAGGACGACCCTCGTCCGGTGCTCAGCGTTGTGCGATGAGCCGGGCGGCGGCAGGGTCTGCGGGATTCGACCCGGTACCACCTATGGCTGAGTTATCCGGACCAACCACGTCCCCGCTTCGCGTCGTAGTCGTCGGCCTTTGCTGAGCGCGTGACGCTGACGGCCCGCTGGTCGGTTGTCGCCATGACTGACCTCACTACCACCACCGCCCGCGACCTCCTGCCCGAGTGGCGCCTCGCGCTCACCTCCGAGCGCAAGAGCCCCAAGACGATCGCCCTCTACCTCGACGCCGTCGGCCGCTACCTGACCTGGACCGAGACCCAGGACCTGCCGCCGATGCGACGCACCAGCCTGCAGACCTGGATCACGACCATGCTGGCTGCCGGTCGGTCGCCCAGCACGGCGCGGATCCGGCAACAGGCCGTGCGCCGCTACGCTGCCTGGCTTCTCGCAGTCGGGCACCTGGATGGTGCCCCGTTCCAGGGCATGACCTCGCCCAAGCTGGACCAGCCCGTGGTCGACCCGCTCACTGTCGCGCAGGTCCGCGCGCTCCTGCAGACCTGCCAGCCGGAGGCCGCCGACGTTCCCGCGACGGCGCGTCCGCTACGGCACGCCCGCGACGAGGCAATCATCCGGCTGATGGCCGAGACCGGGATCCGGCTCAGCGAGGTCATCGCCCTCACCGCGGGCGACCTCGACCTCGCGA
This Nocardioides dokdonensis FR1436 DNA region includes the following protein-coding sequences:
- a CDS encoding ATP-dependent nuclease; amino-acid sequence: MKVRQLEIENFRGISAGNVEFADNTLLVGGNNVGKSTVCEALDLVLGPERLNRRPVVDEHDFHRSLYVDEDKNSIPIVIRAILIELSDEALRRFGGHLRRWNDVDQTFVDELNDGADHSDDEGVVWALPVSFRARYDAAEDDFEADTYFEHPLPEPDDLDEERALSLGQGRDRFTRTHKRLCGFVYLRALRTGSRALGLQRGSLLDTVLRLSEEGSAEMWMETLRQMRDLDPSIGAIPDLELLLTQIRERAGGFVRLADGEDATAFFASDLTREHLREVVRLFVATGPSDHPVPFNRQGMGTVNLLVFALLTLIADLKEQQSVIFAMEEPEIALPPHTQRRVTRFVKREMGQAIVTSHSPYVIEQFEPNEIVMLSHDHASAVDGAPIDPAGIKLKSYRTQRRQFSEAILSRGVIVVEGETEASIIPVAAAVLELSDPVYVHPDLAGITVFTANGDGDVPRWAPIFRTLGKVPFGMVDKQDPPYTGDNGTALTSFEEFWESTVKGVEDLIVAQVPTAVLRRFLDSAVQLSDFPVHQATYDATVGDADLAGIALKVLKARKGDAYGYAALLIEHCQGRDELPEFLVIALERINEVLMPKLPATETAEDSASEVTEESE
- a CDS encoding UvrD-helicase domain-containing protein, whose amino-acid sequence is MTINLSDVGKCALAADGTVLVTGGPGSGKTTLALLKAQRLIPALKPGQEVLFLSFSRAAVRQVLIGCKDILTAGERKHIAVKTYHAFCMEILKSHGRLLNGKCPTILFPGPERLAKSRFDGEWSTEVQRLASEDGLYAFSTFAGCAAALLVRSASVRELISDTYPVIILDEFQDTDDAQWALVKQVARGSSLITLADPDQRIFDYHADIDPERLNQFRARFAPQEFNFGSDNHRSPNAGILAFADAVMANEVPPVTDDVKQVRTYPNNHEATVHAAVIWLLSKLRKAGIDSPSVAVLARSNSYVGDISLMLGKSHTYSKQSCKPVDHHVVWDAELTAAAAQVVASILEWPLNDAVASAASTLEAIADFYEMKNAEHPSKSAQRDAASYRAAATRVREGKEPRSNGAKAVKAACVTGLLFRGDSVEDWLMARGVLGSSDKLAELFTAARFVRLFRATDEIGGRLSALWAETGTYRDARTVVRRTLNLGRLMAIETEPRGVVLMTLHKSKGKEFDGVVIVEGQYSGSFFNDRWEKPPFAATRRLLRVGITRARHRVMIVRPNAAPPLSGAGNSEGAAA
- a CDS encoding helix-turn-helix domain-containing protein, whose translation is MSDETQGELQLFGDRGSSLREVARAFDCARLTQARVLAELTKGELADELDVSAAAVGQYEAGATKPRPELLPELSRILKVPVAFFAAGRPIGRLDAANAHFRSLRSTRAKDRAKAATHAEQLWELTYALEKRIRLPEVDLPAVGEGTPPAQAARLLRQEWGIGRGPLPHLVATMESRGVVVSLIPMTNQSVGRVSAYSTDALGRPLVIITPERAQSIYRYRFTCAHELGHLLLHANPLPGDRQQEREADEFAAELLTPKAEIEPLLPRTMRIAALEKLSGEWGVSVESLIRRMGELRVVSDLSVRRAHQRLSATAEFRRDEPISTYKGEVPSLLREALELAERHGLTRRELAIELCWTASHLSEVLGEDDPRPVLSVVR
- a CDS encoding tyrosine-type recombinase/integrase, producing MTDLTTTTARDLLPEWRLALTSERKSPKTIALYLDAVGRYLTWTETQDLPPMRRTSLQTWITTMLAAGRSPSTARIRQQAVRRYAAWLLAVGHLDGAPFQGMTSPKLDQPVVDPLTVAQVRALLQTCQPEAADVPATARPLRHARDEAIIRLMAETGIRLSEVIALTAGDLDLATGLVTIRRGKGGRGRVIPIGQATATAIRTYLAVRTTQPHADREELWLGERRCGLAADALYRSLRRRAERAGITGFRPHRLRHTAAHRWLAAGGSESGLMAMAGWTRVEMLIRYTRANASERAAAEARRLDLGNL